Proteins encoded by one window of Rhineura floridana isolate rRhiFlo1 chromosome 9, rRhiFlo1.hap2, whole genome shotgun sequence:
- the CCNA2 gene encoding cyclin-A2, with amino-acid sequence MLTGSATDADALSALDRENQENVPPGARGDLQFTTAPLGTRVALGLLRANQEHHAQPQVSLSHIPWSTNDENYVSVPLGKMGVKQSAFTIHMDEPDVTKQKKRTVSKKISASEKSLGLKTAVASMGTRKPLTPIDNPMDLSSGSPSIMDMSIVQETEQRINVNHVPDYIEDIYKYLKEMEVKCKPKVGYMKKQPDITNNMRAILVDWLVEVGEEYKLQNETLHLAVNYIDRFLSSMSVLRGKLQLLGTAAMLLASKFEEIYPPEVAEFVYITDDTYTKKQVLRMEYLVLKVLTFDLAAPTINQFLSQYFLHQPASSQVETLAMYLGELSLIDADTYLKYLPSVIAAAAFHIASYTISGKTWTDSLAEVTGYTIESLKPCLIDLHKTYHRAAQHTQQSIREKYKAVKYHAVSLIDPPERINLL; translated from the exons ATGCTGACGGGCTCCGCCACCGATGCCGACGCCCTTTCTGCTCTGGATCGGGAGAACCAGGAAAATGTGCCCCCGGGAGCGAGGGGCGACCTTCAGTTCACAACTGCTCCCCTTGGGACCCGGGTAGCCCTGGGGCTGCTGCGGGCCAACCAAGAACACCATGCCCAGCCACAG GTATCCCTCAGTCATATACCATGGAGTACCAATGATGAGAACTATGTCAGTGTCCCCCTGGGCAAAATGGGGGTTAAGCAGTCCGCTTTTACTATACATATGGATGAGCCTGATGTCACAAAACAGAAGAAACGCACTGTGTCCAAAAAGATCTCTGCTAGTGAAAAATCCTTAGGCTTGAAGACAGCAGTTGCCTCAATGGGAACCAGGAAACCTCTGACACCTATAGACAATCCAATGGATCTTAGTTCTG GGTCTCCAAGTATTATGGATATGTCAATAGTCCAAGAAACAGAACAGAGAATTAACGTTAACCATGTACCAGACTACATTGAAGACATCTATAAGTATCTTAAGGAAATGGAA GTGAAATGCAAGCCCAAAGTGGGTTACATGAAGAAGCAGCCAGACATCACAAACAACATGCGGGCTATTCTTGTGGACTGGCTAGTAGAAGTTGGTGAAGAATATAAGCTACAGAATGAAACACTGCACTTGGCTGTAAACTACATTGACAGATTTCTGTCTTCAATGTCAGTGCTAAGAGGGAAGCTTCAGCTTCTTGGAACAGCTGCCATGTTGCTGGCATC GAAGTTTGAAGAAATCTACCCTCCTGAAGTAGCAGAATTTGTATATATCACAGATGACACTTACACAAAGAAACAAGTCCTCAGGATGGAGTACTTAGTTCTGAAAGTCCTTACATTTGATCTGGCAGCGCCTACTATAAACCAGTTCCTATCTCAATATTTCTTACATCAGCCAGCTAGCTCCCAAGTGGAAACCCTGGCAATG TACTtgggagaactgagtttaattGATGCTGATACATACCTGAAATACCTGCCATCAGTAATTGCTGCTGCAGCATTTCATATAGCAAGCTATACTATTTCTGGTAAAACTTGG ACCGACTCTCTTGCTGAAGTTACGGGATACACAATTGAAAGTCTTAAGCCTTGTCTAATAGACCTCCACAAGACTTACCACAGAGCAGCACAGCATACACAACAGTCTATACGGGAGAAATACAAGGCTGTAAA GTACCATGCAGTATCTCTGATTGACCCACCAGAGAGAATAAACTTATTATAA